The following proteins come from a genomic window of Ictalurus furcatus strain D&B chromosome 26, Billie_1.0, whole genome shotgun sequence:
- the rfx1b gene encoding MHC class II regulatory factor RFX1 isoform X3 has translation MRDAACFLVQYISNCCVLPAQIKTQSCLSIFVEGSVHSNDSVSDSSPPPTVQTGVPTHVVQTAQQRSVVQTTAKSGQHGVGNLHITPEISQVGHVYSSQVQYVDGDGNYNTTPIRSSTYPFTESSLYGQATPSGPYYDDPPTTVSQVSTPVTSQPVSVTTGFSGGGTGVTVVSGASSSGGGGGGAGSGVVAGGGAGSVSSGGGAGGYVVPGNYVMGSAGQNYTHNIRASPATVQWLLDNYEKAEGVSLPRCTLYYHYLLHCQEAKLEHVNAASFGKLIRSMFLGLRTRRLGTRGNSKYHYYGLRIKSSSPLHRLMEDQQHLAMRQQPFSHKHRIRPVQKVEGMTNGMGMGVGQGAGQGVGLFDISSHIQQYQQFLDSSRSLPEFSEIDLQGKALPEGILPEHIRAYQQLYREHCEAIVDVMVNLQFPLVETLWKSFWRFSEGQTNEALDLHSESEKRLPKACLVLLCQYEPVLQWSRNCDNTLYQILVEILIPDVLTPIPSALTQAIRNCAKSLENWLTGAMMNIPEEMVRIKVVCAGAFAQTLRRYTSLNHLAQAARAVLQNSAQITQMLNDLNRVDFNNVQEQASWVCACEERMVQRIEQDFKMTLQQQKSLEQWAAWLDSVVTHVLKPYTSSPSFTKAAKLFLLKWSFYSSMVIRDLTLRSAASFGSFHLIRLLYDEYMYYLVEHRVAQAKGETPIAVMGEFANLGRNDSAADADKEEEEEEEDESDEDQMPIPVDANAVGEESLEPPAKLARTDLFNSTHN, from the exons ATGCGTGATGCTGCATGTTTTCTGGTACAGTATATTTCTAATTGCTGTGTCTTACCTGCTCAAATAAAAACCCAAAGCTGTCTCTCTATATTTGTAGAAGGATCTGTCCATTCGAACGATTCTGTGTCGGACTCCAGTCCGCCTCCCACCGTCCAGACGGGTGTGCCGACACACGTGGTGCAGACTGCACag CAGAGGTCAGTAGTGCAGACCACAGCCAAGAGCGGCCAGCATGGAGTTGGCAACCTGCACATTACTCCTGAG atctcTCAAGTAGGGCATGTCTACTCCAGCCAGGTTCAGTACGTGGACGGAGACGGCAACTACAACACCACACCCAT TCGTTCCAGCACGTACCCGTTCACAGAGTCCTCCCTCTACGGCCAGGCCACGCCCTCCGGCCCGTACTACGATGATCCGCCCACAACCGTATCACAGGTCTCCACCCCCGTGACTTCGCAGCCGGTTTCCGTGACTACGGGATTCTCAGGGGGTGGTACAGGGGTTACGGTCGTATCAGGAGCATCGTCTTCGGGTGGAGGGGGAGGCGGGGCCGGATCTGGAGTTGTTGCTGGGGGCGGGGCTGGGAGTGTGTCCAGCGGAGGAGGAGCAGGGGGTTATGTGGTTCCGGGCAACTACGTGATGGGAAGCGCAGGCCAGAATTACACGCACAACATTCGCGCCTCACCTGCTACT gtgcaATGGCTGTTGGATAACTATGAGAAGGCAGAGGGTGTGAGTCTGCCACGCTGCACGCTGTACTATCACTACCTGCTGCACTGCCAGGAGGCCAAGCTGGAGCACGTCAACGCCGCCTCCTTTGGCAAACTCATCCGCTCCATGTTCCTTGGCCTGCGCACCCGCCGACTCGGCACCAg agggAACTCGAAGTACCACTACTATGGCCTTCGGATCAAGAGCAGCTCCCCCCTGCACCGGCTCATGGAGGACCAGCAACACCTGGCCATGAGACAACAGCCCTTCTCGCATaagcacag GATAAGACCGGTGCAGAAGGTTGAGGGAATGACCAATGGGATGGGCATGGGGGTGGGCCAAGGAGCAGGCCAGGGGGTCGGGCTGTTTGACATCAGCTCCCACATCCAGCAATATCAGCAGTTTTTgg attCGTCTCGTTCTCTGCCTGAGTTTTCAGAGATTGATCTCCAGGGAAAGGCCCTGCCAGAAGGGATTCTTCCGGAGCATATCCGAGCCTACCAGCAGCTCTACCGGGAACACTGTGAG gcgaTAGTGGATGTGATGGTGAACTTGCAGTTTCCTCTGGTTGAGACTCTGTGGAAAAGCTTTTGGAGATTCAGCGAGGGGCAGACTAATGAAGCACTCGACCT TCACAGCGAATCCGAGAAGCGGCTGCCGAAAGCATGCCTGGTTCTGCTGTGCCAGTACGAGCCGGTTCTGCAGTGGAGCCGCAATTGTGACAACACACTCTACCAGATCCTAGTGGAGATCCTCATCCCCGACGTGCTCACACCTATACCCA GTGCCTTAACACAAGCCATCCGCAACTGTGCCAAGAGTTTGGAGAACTGGCTCACCGGTGCCATGATGAACATTCCGGAGGAGATGGTCCGCATTAAG gtGGTGTGTGCAGGAGCATTTGCGCAGACATTGCGCAGATACACCTCTCTGAATCACCTGGCTCAGGCGGCCCGAGCCGTGCTGCAGAACTCGGCCCAGATCACGCAGATGCTCAACGACCTCAACCGAGTGGACTTCAACAAcgtgcag gaaCAGGCATCATGGGTGTGTGCATGCGAGGAGCGCATGGTGCAGCGGATCGAGCAGGACTTTAAGATGACGCTGCAGCAGCAGAAGTCTCTGGAGCAGTGGGCCGCGTGGCTGGACAGCGTCGTCACGCACGTCCTCAAACCCTACACGTCCAGCCCGTCCTTCACCAAAGCTGCCAAACTCTTCCTGCTCAAGTGGAGCTTCTACag ctcaatggtgatcagggatcTAACTCTGCGCAGCGCGGCCAGTTTCGGCTCGTTCCATCTCATCAGGCTGCTGTATGATGAGTACATGTATTACCTGGTGGAGCACAGAGTCGCTCAGGCCAAAGGAGAAACACCCATCGCTGTTATGGGAGAA tttgCCAACCTAGGCCGGAACGACAGCGCAGCAGATGCAGATAAAG aagaggaagaagaggaagaggacgagAGTGATGAGGACCAGATGCCTATACCGGTCGACGCGAATGCTGTGGGGGAGGAGTCTCTGGAACCGCCCGCCAAATTAGCCAGGACGGACCTGTTCAACAGCACtcacaactaa